ATTCTGTCCATGTTTGCTGCCAAGGCTGGGGCTCGACGAGTTTACGGTGTGGACAACTCTGATATTTTCGAGAAGACTATTCTTAATGTGAAGGAGAACGGCTATGATGACGTCATTACCCTGATTCGAGGAAAGATTGAGGATATCAGTAAGAACCCTGCTGCCTTTGGTATCACCGAGAAGGTTGATATCATCGTTTCTGAGTGGATGGGATACGGTCTTCTTTTCGAGAGCATGCTTGACTCCGTTCTGGTTGCCCGTGACGCTCTCAAGCCCGAACTCATGGCTCCATCTCAGACTACTCTCGTCGTTTGTGCTTCTGATGACACCGAGTACCTCGATAACGTCGCTTACTGGGATGACGTTTACGAGTTCAAGATGACTGCCATGAAGCCCAAGAACGTCGAGTCTGCCAAATTCGTGGAGTGCCCCATTGAGGTCTACCCCAAGGAGACTGTGGTCTCCACTTTTGGCGTCATTCGAGAGCTCGAGCTGCATACCTTGACGCTGGGCGACCTTGCCGACTTCACTTCGGACTTCAAGATTGTCATGGAGAAGGATGCCGACGTGACTCTGCTCATTGTGCACTTTGATACCTTCTTTACTGTCGATCGAGAGACACATACCATTGAGAAGGACTCCCAGACTGGCTCGTGGCCCTCTCAAGGAACCGGCATTTCTTTCTCTACCGGTCCCCATGTCACCCCCACGCATTGGAAAGCTGCCGGTCTCCCTCTTCAGAAGAAGTACCCTCTCAAGAAGGGTGACGTGATTGAGGGAACTATGCGATTCAAGAAGGGTCATGAAAACTCCCGAGATCTTCACATTGTCCTCGACACAAAGGTCGGAGGAGATGATATCTCCAAGGTCTACAACATCAGCGCTTAATGTATGTAAAAGTATATAGAACAGTTTAGAATAGGTCTAATATTAACCAAATGTGGCATCATATATATACGTACTATTGTTGAAGTTTCTAGTTGTAGTGTTCATGTGTGTCACTCCTCGAAAAGGGTCACGAACCCCATTCTTCGCTTGTATTCCGCTTGTCCCTTCTTTGAGTTGTCGCACCCAATCTTGGCGACCACGTTCAGATCAAGGTCGTTGAATGTGAGGTCTGAGGTCTGAATGGGCTGGTCAACCGAAATGTTGAAACAGCGCCATCCGAGTGTACATACCTCGATTATCTCGGATGCGAGAGCGAGGGGCCACAGGTGCTTGCCCTTGAACCAGATCAGCGTGAGGATAGCCGCCCCTGCGAGGTGGTTTTCGTATGTGTTTGCGGGAAcaatcttcttccacacctGTCGATGCTGGATCATCTCGGGCGTCATCCATGTGCAGAGTGCGAATGCTGGCAGTAGTTGTAATCTGCTTCCTACGTATCCAATGTACAATCTCGTCAGAGTAAGCACCCCGAATCGCATGTATGGGTCGATGTAGTCCATACGCACAATCGCAGAAGTGGTGAGAATAACCGAAATGATACTTAGGAGGTACCGAACCAGCAGGGCGTTCAAGTGTCGGGGCGTCTGGAGAGGTTTGGGAGGGATCATGTATGGCAGTCTGATGATGATCTGCCCCATGACATAGAGCCCCAGAAACATTCCAATGTTGTGGTTGTCGAGACCGATCCACAGAGATAGAAGCGCGTATGTGCCGACATGTGGCCCGGTCATGAACAGGAACACCTGGTTCAGTGTAGTCACAGGTGCTAGTTTGTGACAGACTGTAACCAACGTTTCTTCGTCTGAGGCGTAGTCTAATTGCATTATCTCTGTTCTGAAAAGACGCGAGATGTCTTCTGTGGAGTTGTGGTTTGTTTCAGCGGTTCGCCTGTCGTCTGGTGGCCATTAAGCCCGTCGTATTTGTTGTTGCGTGAGATTTGGAGATCTGAGAAAAATCGAGTGCGTTGCCGAGCATGCAGGTCTCATGCGGCCTTTACGATGTAGACGGCATTTAGCCGTTTTTGGTGGGTTCGGGCAAGTTAAACTTATACCGGCTCTTCGGTTGTTGCGGCAAACCCAGTGCTTCTTTCGAGGGTACTGTAGGTATGAGGACGTCGCGAGTGATTGTCCTTGGAGCgtgttctttttttggggggCGGGCATAATAGTTCCTCTTCGAGGGTTCACAAGATGTTTCGAGGCGCTATATTCaagttcacgtgatcagtGGCCATGCACTGCAGTATATACGCATCCATCTTGTAATAGTTATATAGGTGCCATATGTTCAATAATGTCCACCCCGACATAGAAGTGCCTCATCTTCAAGTAAACTTTGCCAGACAAGGTTTGTGATACAGCAAATGACTGTGATTACTAATTCTCTCACGCAGGAttatgtacttgtaatagGGTGCGAGAGCTTTCTATATGCGCAGAAGCTGATGATAACCCGCGATGCTATCGCACTCGCATGCCTTAGCGAGGACGGCCTGCTGGCAAGGCATCACACGGGGGCAACCAGACATTGGCAGAACACAAGTAGCCACCCAGCCATGTCACTCTGAAAAGTGCCAACCACAACAGCAAACGCGCTGACATGTGAAATCAGTTGATTAATAATACGATGCGCCAATGGTGGCGAATGTGGATagaggagaagagcaaTGCCGATAGAAGGACTAACGAATGGCCCGACGAGCATGTGTCATTATTGCAAATGAGAATTCCAGGGACCCAAGCACGACTACACAATGCCCGAAAAACAGTAAGGGAGTCTGCggtactacaagtagctagAGCAGCGATGTCGCCCATCAACATATCACACCGACCCCATATGTATGTGGGGACCTCATGTGTCGAGACCAAGgccgtacaagtacgagtactcgtacatactacaagtagcaccTCTGAATCCAAACAGGTGCCCCTCGACAACTCGCCAATCAAAACAACTTTGTAAAGCAGTCCATGGACTCCGTGGAGAGACGGTAGGCTCATATGATGCCGAGGAGCCAGCGGAAGTAGCAGCTCATCCCGAAGAACAAGGGTGGAGAGTACAGAAAGAAACACCATCCAAGACAAGGACAATCACGCGAGCAACCCATTTCCATCCGCCCACCGAACAAGAGACAAAATTGACCTGGTTGCACATAATTCTAGTGCAATTGCAGTTGCCAAATCGAATATTTCCGATAGCAGCCTCGGGTATAAGATTTGCATACTTCAAGTGGATATTAGTACAGTGAAACCCAAGCGCTATTATCTATAAAAGTACTACCATCGATTACCTATCTCTCTTTACTTAGTTACAATCCCAGCCGTCTCTGGAGAGCAAGCTTGCCCTGCTCTGTGGTGACGTCGATACCGTACTCCATGAACCGTAAGCTCTCGACGGGATGGAAGTAGGCAAAGTAAGGAATGGCCATCTTGTGGTGCACTCCGTAGACCTGGGCCATAACGTAGAGTCCCAGGGCTTTCAATGGCCAACCCAAAAGCTCAAAGCCGTCGTCTTTAGGTTGAACGATGGCGTATAGAGCGACGTAGGAAAGGGGGAAGGCCCAGGCGACTCCCAGACCCACATCCACGTATTTCGTGAAAATCATGCTGCCAAACCGGTCAAgggtcttcttggagaagaCCTGTGGAAGACCAAAACCAGGCAAATATCGGAGTCGCTTCGTAATGAGAGTAGCCCAAAACTGGGAGGCAATCAGAATAGCTATCTTCAGACCCAGTACAGTGTAGTCCACAGCCCCGTCAGAAGAGAGACCAAACTTGCCATTGATGTAAAGCCGAGTAGAGAGAACCACAAACAAAAACCGGTAGTAGTTGATGGTAACATGCGAGTTGGGTTCCGAAAAGACGATTGGCTTGGGAACAACAGCCTTGCTGATGAAAAATGCAACTCCCACAAGAGCCACGAAGCCTGCGACAGGAACAATGGTCCGCATGTTACCCGTCAGACTTGTGTCATGGAGGTACAGCCAGTGCATTAGCCATCCTGCACCCAGGGAAAACCGTCCGAGGGGACTGGCCATGTTCTTGGTGGCTCTATTGACGCCCAGGCCGGCCTTCATTTGCTCACATCTCTCAATTACCAACTTTTCGTCGGTGGTATCGTATCGCTGTTCAAAATGATGTGACATGGTGTATCGTAGTAAGAGTGTTGATAACTATATGGTCCCGCGCTCTCTTTATAGAGGGGGAAATCACATGCGCCAGCTTTAATCTGGAAAAGAAAACCCTTTGTACGTACACCCGCAAGTCTGCTACTACCACTTCAAGGCACACCCAAAGCTTCAACCCCACGTTCAGACTATCGTTTTGAACCTAAGATAAAACTCAATGGACCGGTGACTTTTGAGGTTTCATGTCTTTCTAAACCAGGCTAGAGCGTATGACATGATAAAGTGTCTCTTTATTAGCATTGTTTTACACGTGAAAACTTCACGGAATCGCTTTTCTTTGTACCCACACTGCCCCCCACCACGCGACCTCCCTCGCGCTCCCCTATCACTCTTTTTTGCTGCAGCGAAGTGTTTCAGTTCCCCACTAAATCCTGATCGGAAGAACTCTAACCTCCGTAGCTCCGTCCATGTCACCCtacagtacgtactgtactggtacgcTTGACGTTCAGCTATCAAGCAAGCCAATATCATTACACGCCACCGCCGCTCTAGTCTAGAAACAGAGCTGCTATTTCAAAACACTGCCCATATAACCGGCAACGAAACAGCCATCTGTATAGCCATAGACGAGTACAACCATCACCAAGTTGTACACATCCATAgtgactacaagtacacacgATAGACACATTCTTCTCACCTGTAGCTATGGTATTGCTGTGTGCACCTTATCACATAGATCACTCGACCGCCTAGCCACCTCCTGTCCCTTTTTAGTACACGGGCTATTTTAACGAGAAATAAACATTTACCACTTCCACTTCCCTGTCTCGGACCATCTTCACGTTCACACAATCTCCGGCTGCACTTGCCCCGCGCAAAATAATCCGTAAGTACCCCGGATATGCCCCTCCACATTTGCTATGTGTAGCCCCAAATAAACTACCAGTAAAAGCACAAGCACACCGGCCACAACACCTCAAAAGCAGGGCCGTAAACTCTATCGCCCACACTACTCggacttgtactgtagagcAACAGGCACATACAACACCCTTTACTATACGCCATATAATTAATTAGATAACAAACTAAACTCTCCTTACATCATGTCCTGCTCGTCGTAGAACTCGccctcttcgtcgtcgaCCTGAGCCTCCTGGTACTGCTGGTATTCGCAGACAAGATCGTTCATGTTAGACTCAGCCTCGCTGAATTCCATCTCGTCCATACCCTCGCTGGTGTACCAGTGCAAGAAGGCCTTTCGTCGGAACATGGCTGAAAACTGGTCACCGACTCGCTTGAACAGCTCCTGGATAGAGGTGGAGTTTCCAACAAAGGTTCCGGACATGGGCAGACCCTTGGGTGGCTGGGAACACACAGCAGTCTGCACATTGTGAGGGATCCACTCGACAAAGTAGTTGGAGTTTCGGGTCTGGACAGACAGCATCTGgtcctcaacctccttgacggAGACCTTTCCTCGGAAGAAGGCGGCGGCGGTCAGGTATCGGCCGTGCTTGGGGTCCGAAGCAGCCATCATGTTTCGAGAATCAAACATCTGCTGGGTGAGCTCGGGGACGGACAGAGATCGGAAGTTAGCGGACTTGAGAGATGTGAGAGGAGCGTAGCCGACCATGAAGAAATGGAGTCGGGGGAAGGGCACCAGGTTGACGGCGAGCTTTCGCAGATCGGAGTTGAGCTGGCCGGGGTATCGGAGACAAGTGGTGACACCAGACATGACAGAGGAGACCAGGTGGTTGAGGTCGCCGTAGACGGGGTGTGGCAGCTGCAGGGTTCGCATGCAAATGTCGTAAAGGGCCTCGTTATCGATACAGAAGGTCTCGTCGGAGTGCTCGACCAGCTGGTGGACCGACAGGGTGGCGTTGTAGGGCTCGACAACTGTGTCGGACACCTTGGGCGAGGGGACAACGGAGAAAGTGGCCATCATTCGCTCGGGGAACTCCTCTCGGATCTTGGCGATCATCAGGGTACCCATACCAGAACCGGTACCTCCACCCAGAGAGTGCGTGATCTGGAAACCCTGGAGCGAGTCACAGTTCTCGGCCTCACGTCGCACAACATCGAGAACCTGGTCGACAAGCTCAGCGCCCTCAGTGTAGTGACCCTTGGCCCAGTTGTTACCAGCGGAAGACTGGCCAAAGACAAAGTTATCAGGTCGGAAAAGCTCCCCGTAAGGACCGCCCTTGACAGCGTCCATGGTGCCGGGctcaagatcaacaagaacgGCTCGGGGAACGTACttgttggcagcagcctcgtTGTAGTAGACGTTGAGTCGCTCTCGCTGAATATCCTCCTCGCCGCCGTAGACTCCGTCGGCTCCGATGCCGTGCTCGCCGGAGATGGTCTGCCAGAAAGCAGAACCGATCTGGTTACCGCACTGGCCGATGGATAGATGGACAATTTCTCgcatctgtgttagcaAAAAGTAGCTGGGTCGTGTTTGCGCTGTGGTACGTTGTGGTGGCACGATAATATGTTGGGAGGTGCTGTCCTGTGCGTGCTGTGGTGTGCTGTAAGCATAGAATAATATCTCCTGAATTTGTTTGTAGACCGCCAGAAGGACGTGTTATCTCGTGATTGTGGACGTGTTATGGGTTTAAAACTTCATCCAATGAAGTCGGACCTCACCGCAGGTCTTCTGTATACACAATCGTCGATATacgtgtctgtgtctgtgtcgttgtCTCTCCTGAATGCCACCACATTGACCAATTCGCATCATCCATAAATAGGGGTCGTATTATTCCCCACCATCAACATATCTGTGACATTCGGTAGACTCGCCTATCAACACAAGCAACAAGGCTCTcagccagcagcagacaaCACCTCTGTCGCTATCTCGTCTCTAGGTTGTGAATCACGGGCCAACGGTCCATGTCAAGGGGGGGCGTGACGCTCAAAAACCGCACAACAGCTTCCGCCAATCGGAAAAATCGCCCGCTTGTGCGTCTAGCAACACCATTCTCGTCTCGCCTGGTACTCACTGGGTATCTGTATGTGTCGTGGAGTGGTTGTGATGGACAGGAGTTTTTCTGCTTGTGCCCCTAATCTTGAAAACGCGTAAATAAGATTAGTGTTGTTTACGCTGCCGGTTGTCTGGGAGACGCGTGTTACCCGGAAGTGTTGGTTCTCTTAGGGAAGCTAGCCCTTATACACTTCCTTATTGGGACCATGCATCGATCACTGTTTAGAGGCAACGTGTAAAGGGGGTGGTCCTGGTTTGGACAGCGGGGATGGATGATGTGTGATGGTTTTGAGGTTGCAAGTAAAGGGCTGTAACTGAAGAGGACATAGCCGTGTTAAATTCCGGTCCTGAAATATCTTTCAAGATGAATCTAGGGCTACATAATGGAACTGGTCACGTGTTGCACATAAATACGAGCGTGGTGCCAAATATGGTTTCTAGTCCCTGACTGTACTCTGGTGGCTGTAATGATAAGAGGATGAGGAATTACAGTAATAGCTATATACTCGTAGCTATGGTAaaagctacagtatgatGACGATTAGAGAGACCTGTGAATACCGAGAGAAACTGGTTTGTATCTTGTGTCCCTGCTCTTAGTCAGAATATGTCACAGTAGTTTGCGATGATCAGCGAATTTGGATGTATCACTTGGTATCGACACAACAGAGAGAAACAAAACACGATGTAGACAGTGAATTTGACAGCTCATGTTTTGTCATACGTGTTCAGATACTGTGCAAGGACACAGCGTCATAAAGCAATGTCGTGGGATACGACTACTGTATTATAAACGGCCCACAGgtatactgtacgagtagtcTTAACCCCGCACATCTTGCCCGTTTGGTGGTCCTGGGCTTATGACTAGGGATTACGATTGAAGAGATGGTTCAAGGTTTGAGTGATGTTGCACTTTGTAGAGAGACATTGAGAACGGACTTGTGCGGactcgtatgtactcgtactgtacttgtgaGATACTGCTAAATAAATTAAGTATGACGGATGGTTATATGTCTATAGTCATTGAAACTTATCACTTGAGAGTCGCTTACAGGTATACATGTCCCCTCATCGTCAGTCTTGACATAACTGGAGCTACACATCCGCTCCCTCATATTTTCCTGCTCTTAGCACACGatattgtatgtacgagtgGACACTAATACAGCAAAGAGCGGGCGCAGCACGACTTGGCAGTATCCGTtgtctactcgtacttgtagtagtcgCGATAATGATTTGAGAGGTTGCTTACAAGCGGCTTGGGGACAAATAATGAACAGTCGCAACGAGACAAAGACCGACAATATTACCTCGCGAGAAAACGGCGAATATTTCCATCAATCTCTGGCATGCAGTTGTCGTGGGGGTTGACTTTGCGCTGCAGGACCGAGCAAATTCACCAAATCTTCTCTTGGCGTGGGCCTGACAAAATTCGCTCCCCTCTTTTTCGGAATAGACCGGGCTGTGGCGGGTTTGACCGGAAGGAGTAGACGTAGCAACaagttgaaaaaaaaagtacattTTTCGTGCCACTACATGCCCTTGTACGAGCACATACAAATTTGAACCGCATTGAACATGGGacaaactacaagtagcggTGAGTATGTAAGAGGCACGTATTGGACGGCAATATATGTACGGTAGTATTCGTACCTACATTTGCGCTAAGTGCCGCCGTCCACCTACATACGATACATGTATACGTCCACAGGCTGTAGGTGGTACCTGGTGCTAATACATTTATATGCATTTAAACGGGCATAAAATAGATGTATTACATTCGGGGGAACTCCATGGGCTCTTGTTGCACGAAAAAGTGTGACTCAACAAGGGTCTCATCTGCCTAAAACAGAGCACTCATGCAGACAACCGACATCATGTGCGTATGCCAAGCCGACGGTACTGTGTTTTTCCCAATCAAATACGTTAAGTGGACAAGGCCATATCTCATGCCAGATCCTGGTCCCTTTCTATATAAGAGATGATCTGGCACATTAGCATGGGCTTCTATAACTTCAACAGCGACCTTCGTCACCATTATTGCCCGGGGCCAATAAAATTAAGCACTAAGATAAAGACTGCGGCTGATACCTGATGAGACCAAGCATAGACTAAAGCAGCAAAAAAGGGACCATAATACTAGTATTCAACCAAATCAGCAGTTGCGGCAGTTTCAACATTACACGTTCTTTGAACTTTTATAAGAGCCCAGAGCCTTTCGCTtcattctcttctttttctaCGACACAGCCATCTCCACAATGAGACTGGTTTCATTTCTCCCATTATTGCTGATCCACACGACAGCAGCGACGTCAGCAGATACCACAGCAGTAGATTTGTCAGACTTCTACGCAGGAACAAATCCTAGTGCACTTGATTCGGCTATTTCAGTGCCCGAGGGAAATTACAAGCCCAAACACGTGGTTCACATTTCCAGACGACGTCTGATATGCAGAACCAACGAAGATACAGGAGAAGAAATCTGCAAGGTGGACAATTCCGACCCCCAGGAATCAATCATCGAAGAAGTTGATTgttccaagaaggagagaaaCACCAATGTTGGTCTCAGAGTAGGTGCTCTGTTTGCTGTGCTCGGTACTTCTGCTCTGGGCGTGTTCCCTCCAGTGCTGGCTGAATCCATCTGGAGAATCAATCTCGAAACTCTCCCTATGACCTTCATCAAACAGTTTGGCACAGGTGTCGTTCTGTCCACTGCATTCGTTCATCTAGGAGCTGAGGCTACCGAAGAGTTCAACAACCCCTGCATCGGAGAGGTTGAGTACAAGCCTACTCCCCTGGCCTTTGTGCTGGCTGGcctcttcatctccttccTCATTGAATACCTCGGAGCCCGTCTTTTGAGATGGAGAGCAAACACCCTAGAGGCTCGACGAAACGAGAACCAAGACTGCGAGGAGACCAAGTGCGGACATGATCACGACCACGGCCATATTATTGACAACACTGGAGGAGACACTGAGGACTCTGACAATGGGGGAGAACCCGTTCAAGAGATTGTCGAAGATGTTATTGAAAAGGCTCCCTCTCgtctctcttcctcttctgtcAGAAGAAGTACTACTCAGACAACtgctccccctcctcctaTCGCCGGCGGATGCCACTCCCACGGTCTCATTGACCCCACTGATAAGTTTTCCGTCTGGATTATGGAGGCAGGTATCATTTTCCACTCTGTTCTGGTTGGAGTCACCGTCTCTcttgctgaggaggacacCTTCATCACCTTGTTTATTGCCATTCTGTTCCACCAAATGTTCGAGGGTGTTGGTCTAGGGTCGCGTATTGCTGGCCTGAAGGAGTCTCGCCTCATTTCCAAGTGCCTCATGTGCTTGTGGttctccatcatcacccCCATCGGCATGGCCATTGGTCTTGGCGTGCTTGACCACTTTGAAGAGAACCCTACCACTCTGTGGGCTCTCGGTAGTATCGACGGTCTCTGTTGCGGAGTTTTGGTGTACGCTGGTGTTGTAGAGATGTTAGGCTTTGACTGGCTGTTTGGTGACCTCCAAGatgctcctcctcttcgagTCTGc
This genomic interval from Yarrowia lipolytica chromosome 1E, complete sequence contains the following:
- a CDS encoding uncharacterized protein (Compare to YALI0E00660g, similar to uniprot|P38074 Saccharomyces cerevisiae YBR034c HNRNP arginine N-methyltransferase, similar to Saccharomyces cerevisiae HMT1 (YBR034C); ancestral locus Anc_3.233) yields the protein MSDDEREIDITDLSVRDNELDFCDDASDDEYAGDVTCLFSEATFATTKELFEHMKEKYNFDWAEHKPKESIDQIKLVNYIRKHKEAPKAGETLSDEYMTPVLENDMLIMRLLEEDDDEEEKEVDPVERLQQENEFLKQKLIEANRLLASATDDSSANANKSTLSSYDTNYFDSYAHNEIHMQMLKDRVRTESYRDFFYHNKDKIKGKVVLDVGCGSGILSMFAAKAGARRVYGVDNSDIFEKTILNVKENGYDDVITLIRGKIEDISKNPAAFGITEKVDIIVSEWMGYGLLFESMLDSVLVARDALKPELMAPSQTTLVVCASDDTEYLDNVAYWDDVYEFKMTAMKPKNVESAKFVECPIEVYPKETVVSTFGVIRELELHTLTLGDLADFTSDFKIVMEKDADVTLLIVHFDTFFTVDRETHTIEKDSQTGSWPSQGTGISFSTGPHVTPTHWKAAGLPLQKKYPLKKGDVIEGTMRFKKGHENSRDLHIVLDTKVGGDDISKVYNISA
- a CDS encoding uncharacterized protein (Compare to YALI0E00748g, weakly similar to uniprot|Q12436 Saccharomyces cerevisiae YLR130c ZRT2 low affininty zinc transporter possible transmembrane segments), with the translated sequence MRLVSFLPLLLIHTTAATSADTTAVDLSDFYAGTNPSALDSAISVPEGNYKPKHVVHISRRRLICRTNEDTGEEICKVDNSDPQESIIEEVDCSKKERNTNVGLRVGALFAVLGTSALGVFPPVLAESIWRINLETLPMTFIKQFGTGVVLSTAFVHLGAEATEEFNNPCIGEVEYKPTPLAFVLAGLFISFLIEYLGARLLRWRANTLEARRNENQDCEETKCGHDHDHGHIIDNTGGDTEDSDNGGEPVQEIVEDVIEKAPSRLSSSSVRRSTTQTTAPPPPIAGGCHSHGLIDPTDKFSVWIMEAGIIFHSVLVGVTVSLAEEDTFITLFIAILFHQMFEGVGLGSRIAGLKESRLISKCLMCLWFSIITPIGMAIGLGVLDHFEENPTTLWALGSIDGLCCGVLVYAGVVEMLGFDWLFGDLQDAPPLRVCVGLVGLTLGMLLMSLVGHWA
- a CDS encoding uncharacterized protein (Compare to YALI0E00682g, no similarity): MQLDYASDEETLVTVCHKLAPVTTLNQVFLFMTGPHVGTYALLSLWIGLDNHNIGMFLGLYVMGQIIIRLPYMIPPKPLQTPRHLNALLVRYLLSIISVILTTSAIVRMDYIDPYMRFGVLTLTRLYIGYVGSRLQLLPAFALCTWMTPEMIQHRQVWKKIVPANTYENHLAGAAILTLIWFKGKHLWPLALASEIIEVCTLGWRCFNISVDQPIQTSDLTFNDLDLNVVAKIGCDNSKKGQAEYKRRMGFVTLFEE
- a CDS encoding uncharacterized protein (Compare to YALI0E00704g, no similarity); its protein translation is MSHHFEQRYDTTDEKLVIERCEQMKAGLGVNRATKNMASPLGRFSLGAGWLMHWLYLHDTSLTGNMRTIVPVAGFVALVGVAFFISKAVVPKPIVFSEPNSHVTINYYRFLFVVLSTRLYINGKFGLSSDGAVDYTVLGLKIAILIASQFWATLITKRLRYLPGFGLPQVFSKKTLDRFGSMIFTKYVDVGLGVAWAFPLSYVALYAIVQPKDDGFELLGWPLKALGLYVMAQVYGVHHKMAIPYFAYFHPVESLRFMEYGIDVTTEQGKLALQRRLGL
- a CDS encoding beta-tubulin (Compare to YALI0E00726g, highly similar to uniprot|P02557 Saccharomyces cerevisiae YFL037w TUB2 beta-tubulin), translating into MREIVHLSIGQCGNQIGSAFWQTISGEHGIGADGVYGGEEDIQRERLNVYYNEAAANKYVPRAVLVDLEPGTMDAVKGGPYGELFRPDNFVFGQSSAGNNWAKGHYTEGAELVDQVLDVVRREAENCDSLQGFQITHSLGGGTGSGMGTLMIAKIREEFPERMMATFSVVPSPKVSDTVVEPYNATLSVHQLVEHSDETFCIDNEALYDICMRTLQLPHPVYGDLNHLVSSVMSGVTTCLRYPGQLNSDLRKLAVNLVPFPRLHFFMVGYAPLTSLKSANFRSLSVPELTQQMFDSRNMMAASDPKHGRYLTAAAFFRGKVSVKEVEDQMLSVQTRNSNYFVEWIPHNVQTAVCSQPPKGLPMSGTFVGNSTSIQELFKRVGDQFSAMFRRKAFLHWYTSEGMDEMEFSEAESNMNDLVCEYQQYQEAQVDDEEGEFYDEQDMM